In one uncultured Methanoregula sp. genomic region, the following are encoded:
- a CDS encoding Nif3-like dinuclear metal center hexameric protein, translated as MDLITFIAEMEQLAPPELAEDFDAGKIGLIVEGKRTLKTICCALDATPAVVKKAISAHADMLVVHHTPLWTPLTSLTGATSSLMRDVLSDNLNLYVMHTNFDRASCGVNDCLADLLSLSNTEPMTLGLTGDCTLSVEEIARRIGGPVRVWGKIKKPRRLALVGGSGFDLSFMTEAKALGADAFLSAELKHSVYRSAPMPCIEATHYALEAPAMERLARNLGWKFIADPPVIAVIT; from the coding sequence ATGGATCTGATTACCTTCATTGCGGAGATGGAGCAGCTGGCGCCTCCGGAGCTGGCCGAGGATTTTGATGCAGGTAAAATCGGCCTTATCGTGGAAGGGAAACGTACCCTCAAAACGATCTGCTGCGCCCTGGATGCAACTCCTGCCGTAGTAAAAAAAGCGATATCTGCCCATGCCGATATGCTGGTTGTCCACCATACCCCGCTCTGGACGCCTTTGACCTCGCTGACCGGTGCAACCTCGTCCCTGATGCGGGATGTACTCTCGGACAACCTGAATCTCTATGTCATGCACACGAATTTCGACCGGGCGTCGTGCGGTGTGAATGACTGCCTTGCAGATCTCCTCTCCCTCTCCAATACCGAACCCATGACCCTGGGACTGACCGGTGACTGTACGCTTTCCGTTGAGGAGATCGCACGCCGCATTGGCGGACCGGTCCGGGTATGGGGAAAGATCAAAAAGCCCCGGCGGCTTGCGCTCGTTGGCGGGAGCGGGTTTGACCTCTCCTTCATGACCGAGGCAAAAGCCCTGGGTGCCGACGCCTTCCTGTCGGCAGAACTGAAACACTCCGTGTACCGTTCCGCCCCGATGCCCTGTATCGAGGCTACCCATTATGCGCTGGAGGCCCCGGCAATGGAGCGCCTTGCCAGAAACCTCGGGTGGAAATTTATTGCCGATCCACCGGTCATCGCTGTCATCACATGA
- a CDS encoding homocysteine biosynthesis protein, translated as MHKSIEQINERIRDGSARVVTAEEMPAIVAELGEKGALKEVDVVTTGTFGAMCSSGAFLNFGHAEPPIRMERIWLNNVEAYGGLAAVDTYIGATQQSDTLEEEYGGAHVIEDLVAGKTVELRASSRGTDCYPRRTITTDVELQNLNQAIMCNPRNAYQRYNAATNTTDRTLHTYMGMLLPSSGNITYSGAGVLNPISNDPQFRLIGSGVPIFLCGAPGMVVGEGTQHSPAGGFGTLMVTGDLKQMSQDYLRAATMTGYGVTMYVGLGIPLPVLDLEVVRATAVRDEDISVDILDYGVPGRSRPVMRKTTYAELRSGSIEINGEEIRTSSLSSFRKARQVAAELKSWVEKGTMQLSLPTRRIDPVKQARPMHQTSQGPRVLDIMDKSVITIGETEEIRTAAKKLLKGETNHLPVVNSSGVLVGIITTFDVSKAVANPGKAHLVKDIMKTKVITTTPDEAVDIAVQKLEQYNISALPVVDGNHHVIAILTAMNLGKLFGGRWLK; from the coding sequence ATGCACAAGTCCATCGAACAGATCAATGAACGCATCCGGGACGGGAGCGCCCGGGTGGTCACGGCCGAGGAGATGCCCGCGATTGTCGCTGAGCTCGGGGAGAAGGGAGCGCTCAAAGAAGTGGATGTTGTCACCACCGGAACGTTTGGGGCCATGTGCTCATCAGGCGCGTTTTTGAACTTCGGCCATGCCGAACCGCCCATACGCATGGAGCGGATATGGCTCAATAATGTCGAGGCTTACGGTGGACTTGCGGCGGTAGACACGTATATCGGGGCAACCCAGCAGTCCGATACTCTGGAAGAGGAATATGGCGGGGCGCACGTGATCGAGGATCTCGTTGCGGGAAAAACCGTGGAACTGCGGGCAAGTTCCAGGGGAACTGACTGTTACCCCCGCCGGACGATCACGACAGATGTTGAACTTCAGAACCTCAACCAGGCGATAATGTGCAATCCGAGGAACGCGTACCAGCGCTATAATGCCGCCACCAATACCACGGACCGGACCCTCCACACCTATATGGGCATGCTCCTCCCGAGCAGCGGAAACATCACCTATTCCGGCGCGGGTGTGCTCAACCCCATCTCCAATGATCCGCAATTCCGCCTTATCGGGAGCGGTGTGCCGATCTTCCTCTGCGGGGCACCGGGCATGGTCGTGGGCGAAGGCACCCAGCATTCTCCTGCCGGAGGTTTCGGGACGCTGATGGTAACAGGCGATCTCAAGCAGATGTCCCAGGATTACCTGCGGGCCGCAACCATGACCGGCTACGGGGTCACCATGTATGTGGGTCTCGGCATCCCCCTGCCGGTGCTCGATCTCGAGGTGGTCCGGGCCACAGCCGTCCGTGACGAGGATATCAGTGTCGATATTCTCGATTATGGCGTACCGGGCAGGTCGCGCCCGGTTATGCGCAAAACAACGTATGCCGAACTGCGTTCGGGTTCCATAGAGATCAACGGCGAAGAGATCAGGACCTCTTCCCTCTCCAGTTTCCGGAAGGCGCGGCAGGTTGCAGCCGAACTCAAATCGTGGGTGGAGAAAGGAACAATGCAGTTGTCGCTGCCAACCCGCAGGATCGACCCGGTAAAGCAGGCCCGGCCCATGCACCAGACCTCCCAGGGTCCCCGGGTTCTCGACATCATGGACAAGAGCGTGATTACCATCGGCGAGACCGAAGAGATCCGTACCGCGGCAAAAAAACTGCTCAAGGGTGAGACAAATCACCTGCCGGTCGTGAACAGCAGCGGGGTGCTGGTCGGGATCATCACCACGTTCGATGTCTCAAAAGCCGTGGCAAATCCCGGTAAAGCGCACCTGGTAAAAGACATTATGAAGACAAAAGTGATCACAACAACGCCGGATGAAGCGGTGGATATCGCGGTCCAGAAACTGGAACAGTACAATATCAGCGCCCTGCCGGTAGTGGATGGAAATCATCATGTGATCGCCATTCTTACTGCCATGAACCTGGGCAAGCTCTTTGGCGGGAGGTGGCTGAAATGA
- a CDS encoding 4Fe-4S binding protein: MKLLVNFSRGKGRRPIIAQVVRDTGVLINVERAVIDSSEGEALIDVPDDQCKLVRDTMSNLGAQVHILEHGINHNESECVDCGACISVCPREVFSFDPAWKLTIDEERCILCGKCTGACPHRALTLPL; this comes from the coding sequence ATGAAACTGCTCGTAAACTTTTCACGGGGCAAAGGCAGGAGGCCGATCATTGCACAGGTAGTCCGCGATACCGGCGTCCTCATCAATGTCGAGCGGGCGGTGATCGATTCTTCCGAGGGGGAGGCGCTCATCGATGTCCCGGATGACCAGTGCAAGCTCGTGCGGGACACCATGTCGAACCTGGGCGCACAGGTACACATACTCGAACACGGCATCAACCACAACGAGAGCGAGTGCGTGGACTGCGGGGCCTGCATCAGTGTCTGTCCCCGTGAGGTATTCTCGTTCGATCCGGCATGGAAACTTACTATCGATGAAGAGCGGTGCATCCTCTGTGGCAAATGCACCGGGGCATGCCCGCACCGGGCGCTCACGCTGCCGTTATGA
- a CDS encoding UPF0280 family protein translates to MIRVPFHFRETFATILADDPDHAAAAKSGMLSARQDLEAYIASDPFFAATFDPYEPDSDAQIIRRMADATRKAGVGPMAAVAGAIAWAGIEAMQEAGAAFGVIDNGGDIALISDRPVRVGVHAGTAPLSNHIAFNVPPPEGILGICTSSATVGPSISFGMADAVTIFSRDIALADAWATAVCNKIRPDDQSVLEQINTGEVDGVFAIMGERVVRWGRLPPLYSADVDEQLISAGDRV, encoded by the coding sequence ATGATCCGGGTCCCGTTCCACTTCCGGGAAACATTCGCAACGATCCTTGCGGATGACCCGGACCATGCCGCTGCGGCAAAATCCGGTATGCTCTCCGCCCGCCAGGATCTTGAGGCATATATTGCCAGCGACCCTTTTTTTGCTGCAACGTTCGATCCCTATGAGCCGGATTCCGATGCGCAGATCATCCGGCGGATGGCAGACGCAACCCGGAAGGCCGGTGTCGGCCCGATGGCAGCAGTTGCCGGGGCCATTGCCTGGGCGGGTATCGAGGCCATGCAGGAAGCCGGTGCCGCGTTCGGCGTGATCGACAACGGGGGGGATATTGCGCTTATATCGGATCGCCCGGTCCGGGTCGGCGTGCATGCCGGCACCGCCCCGCTCTCCAACCATATCGCGTTCAATGTCCCTCCCCCGGAAGGAATCCTGGGGATCTGCACCTCATCTGCAACTGTCGGGCCATCCATCTCGTTTGGCATGGCTGACGCAGTCACCATCTTTTCGCGGGACATTGCACTGGCGGATGCCTGGGCTACTGCAGTCTGCAACAAGATCCGCCCGGATGACCAGTCAGTTCTTGAACAGATCAACACGGGGGAAGTTGACGGGGTATTTGCTATCATGGGAGAGCGGGTTGTCCGCTGGGGAAGGCTGCCACCGCTCTACTCTGCAGACGTGGATGAACAGCTCATAAGTGCCGGGGATCGCGTCTGA
- a CDS encoding thioredoxin family protein, with the protein MRCSILEEKAAIPPAKDAQQETSRSQEQKKPPAAGPIEADDLTWERTVEKAGKPVAVMFYSPACSFCHQMEPYFRNYAGEYGERVLFIRLNILSSPWTSERLGVRSTPVFMFFCNGKPVREIVGAVYPALLKKGIEEVLLQNRECSGGKNEIDYDITGYG; encoded by the coding sequence ATGAGGTGCAGTATTCTGGAGGAAAAGGCCGCCATACCGCCGGCAAAGGATGCACAGCAGGAGACTTCCCGGTCTCAGGAACAGAAGAAACCTCCGGCAGCAGGGCCGATCGAAGCTGACGATCTTACCTGGGAGCGGACCGTGGAAAAAGCCGGAAAACCGGTCGCAGTCATGTTCTATTCGCCCGCGTGCTCGTTCTGCCACCAGATGGAGCCTTATTTTAGGAATTATGCGGGCGAATACGGGGAGCGGGTTCTCTTTATCCGGCTCAATATTCTTTCCAGCCCGTGGACATCTGAAAGACTTGGTGTAAGGAGCACCCCGGTATTCATGTTTTTTTGTAACGGGAAACCCGTTCGGGAGATAGTCGGGGCAGTGTATCCTGCGTTATTGAAAAAAGGGATCGAGGAAGTGCTCCTCCAGAACAGGGAGTGTTC